The following proteins are co-located in the Elusimicrobiota bacterium genome:
- a CDS encoding class I SAM-dependent methyltransferase: MGRYDATCKICNKNQKFIFEYHKYVYCRCVNCGLVSTYPLPDDITIETHYAKKFIEGNYQLLREYSDQYIFIYKGFVNVLESELRKHGLKLPGLSVLDVGCFTGEFLYLLRERGADVYGLELQTEAVEIANEKLSGRVLKADVYENIFPKKQFDIITLLGVVEHVLDPAKLLNRSSELLKPGGILLIQTPNSASLFAKIMGKLWPPFAPVEHIHIFTKKSIKLKLKELGFENISFNMHIKKLPVSYVFTMLQNFGPEFYRIFKPIYKCLPKYITDISLPFFIGEMIVKAHKKS; the protein is encoded by the coding sequence ATGGGTCGGTATGATGCAACTTGTAAGATATGTAACAAGAACCAAAAGTTTATTTTTGAGTATCATAAATATGTTTATTGTAGATGTGTAAATTGTGGTTTAGTTTCAACTTATCCCTTACCGGATGATATAACAATTGAAACACATTATGCAAAGAAATTTATAGAGGGTAATTATCAGTTACTTAGAGAATATTCAGATCAATATATATTTATATATAAGGGTTTTGTTAATGTTCTTGAATCTGAACTTAGGAAACATGGATTAAAACTTCCGGGTTTAAGCGTATTAGATGTGGGTTGTTTTACCGGGGAATTTTTATATCTTCTTCGTGAACGCGGAGCTGATGTTTATGGGTTGGAATTACAGACAGAAGCAGTAGAAATAGCCAATGAAAAATTATCAGGCCGTGTTTTGAAAGCAGATGTTTATGAAAATATTTTTCCAAAAAAACAATTTGATATTATAACTCTTTTAGGAGTGGTTGAACATGTGTTAGATCCGGCTAAATTACTTAATCGTTCATCCGAACTTTTAAAACCGGGTGGAATATTGCTAATACAAACTCCCAATAGTGCTTCGCTTTTTGCGAAAATTATGGGCAAATTGTGGCCGCCGTTCGCACCGGTAGAGCATATACATATATTTACAAAAAAGAGTATAAAGCTGAAATTAAAAGAACTGGGTTTTGAAAATATTTCTTTTAATATGCATATAAAAAAATTACCGGTTTCATATGTTTTCACTATGTTGCAAAATTTCGGTCCGGAGTTTTATCGTATATTTAAACCGATATATAAATGTTTGCCAAAATATATTACGGATATTTCACTGCCTTTCTTTATAGGGGAAATGATAGTAAAAGCCCATAAAAAAAGCTGA
- the wecB gene encoding UDP-N-acetylglucosamine 2-epimerase (non-hydrolyzing): MNKKIKIISVVGARPNFMKIAPLSAEFAKRADKIEHILVHTGQHYDRSMDKIFFEELNLPKPHINLGIGSASHAVQTAKIMIGFEKVCLKYLPDWIVVVGDVNSTMACSLVASKMGIKVAHVEAGLRSFDMSMPEEINRVVTDSISDLLFTPSPDANANLLREGIDKKKIKMVGNIMIDTLIANLDKALAQKTHLKMDLKEKYFVYVTLHRPNNVDSKENLGKIVKELVYLSGKIPVVFAVHPRTKKNMLKFSLMDKLKNSRNIILAEPLGYHDSICLTKNARFILTDSGGIQEETTFLKVPCLTIRPSTERPVTITEGTNKLTNIDELQKNMSDLLSKMTPKKSKIPKFWDGKTAKRIVDILFIYYSALSLKRH, encoded by the coding sequence ATGAATAAAAAAATTAAAATTATAAGTGTTGTTGGTGCAAGACCGAATTTTATGAAAATTGCTCCGTTATCTGCTGAATTTGCAAAAAGAGCGGATAAAATAGAGCATATTTTAGTTCATACCGGTCAGCATTATGACAGGTCAATGGATAAAATATTTTTCGAAGAGTTAAATTTGCCAAAACCTCATATTAATCTCGGGATTGGTTCGGCATCACACGCGGTTCAAACAGCAAAAATAATGATTGGTTTTGAAAAAGTATGTCTTAAATATCTTCCAGACTGGATAGTTGTAGTTGGAGATGTAAATTCTACGATGGCTTGTTCATTAGTAGCAAGTAAAATGGGAATAAAAGTAGCGCACGTTGAGGCGGGTCTCCGCAGTTTTGACATGAGTATGCCCGAGGAAATAAACCGGGTAGTAACTGATTCAATTTCTGATTTACTGTTTACACCTTCTCCTGATGCAAATGCAAATCTGCTTCGCGAGGGAATTGATAAGAAAAAAATTAAAATGGTTGGAAACATAATGATTGATACTCTAATTGCAAATTTGGACAAGGCACTGGCGCAGAAAACACACTTGAAGATGGATCTAAAGGAAAAATATTTTGTTTATGTCACACTTCATCGTCCGAATAATGTTGATAGTAAGGAAAATCTGGGAAAAATTGTAAAAGAGCTGGTTTATCTTTCAGGTAAAATACCTGTTGTATTTGCTGTCCACCCGCGTACAAAGAAAAATATGTTAAAGTTTAGTTTAATGGATAAATTGAAAAATAGTCGCAATATTATACTTGCGGAACCGCTGGGATATCACGATTCTATTTGCCTTACTAAAAATGCAAGATTTATTTTGACGGATTCCGGAGGTATTCAGGAAGAAACAACTTTTTTAAAGGTTCCTTGCCTTACAATAAGACCTTCCACGGAACGGCCTGTTACTATTACTGAAGGAACTAATAAGTTAACTAATATTGATGAATTACAGAAAAATATGAGTGATTTATTAAGTAAAATGACTCCTAAAAAGAGTAAAATTCCAAAATTTTGGGATGGCAAGACAGCAAAAAGGATTGTCGATATATTATTTATATATTATTCTGCTTTATCATTGAAAAGGCATTAG
- a CDS encoding DUF2723 domain-containing protein, with translation MIKKYCKLLSVLVVTVVLFLSVNNYITAKPVKSDEVKLDLLVGKDNWFLMEPLTESWKIHGISLLLESDNYKSKNPMEIKVYQILQSTISLNSLIINEVMEVKVFPKDLNRKRYYTVFFGDHEYKEKKYKSFLAEPTDRFVVNIKVKQAVSIYLASDSKDKSNKVIEQNKLLIKNFASVKKDTELNNNAYIKWVTAPIWGHIAGTILSAMEKPYNFITPFIYLILYVIIAIIILGFVFYGKNLFLDIEKFNIFKVILTTNVILVMLYFATVCTGFIGGDNYEIQLAQYLYQDVHFPGYPIMIFLGYWFGKLMPVGNFMYKANLFGVFCSSIGISFFAGALYNYTKHKTSAMLIALVMATTQTVWNYSVVAQDYSVSILFQCLILFAIINLQNESDYKSYFNLIVFAFLAPIAHMTNAMSSLFIMILATIWYWKTHRFNLKKIVDIVLSLSLVFIVLYTPLILKESPNYYARVVFKTKEEITINRNNLKIFFGYITGNAPQMKASNGFVNLVKNAGIMPTIRSHFHTYRKLLNYGYGYLYAIIGGLGLFILLIYKKSSIITWYLLIALFSNILFSCTDISYLKLPKGDNILTGHQLPSIIILSFSIVGIVISILRKRIIEEQKVRNKLQYLWIFVKKNNMKIFLVFLVTSISWNIIINYRLCDYRSRDDWEKMMSFYRNELIPGTTVRTHMYEEHVLGIFHRLEYTRRDTGDDRFSGCLSSQTISLNSEYVLPAFLDSKNREKESSMFYITDKEIDKYFNLVPVFTKYHLRFILGDIANLQLYQGFKDRQLYYALPKRTMAGVNPSWQEITAVNYNKYKSIFINNWEATPLGIRPNDIGWVSNILIYKPKRKKIKQVVMRFVVTLNPENKPGNINKVDMAFYLNNVVIKERRVMSGRKEEIRIEVPVSELSRQYNFLSVVPFYNGVNCWYPTPLYPLPKGEYPYLIESFSIIEQ, from the coding sequence ATGATTAAAAAATATTGTAAGTTGTTAAGTGTTTTGGTAGTTACAGTTGTTTTATTTCTATCTGTAAATAACTATATTACAGCAAAACCAGTCAAAAGTGATGAAGTTAAGTTAGATTTATTGGTCGGTAAAGATAATTGGTTTCTTATGGAACCTTTAACTGAAAGTTGGAAAATACATGGGATTTCCTTACTTCTTGAGAGTGATAATTATAAATCAAAAAACCCAATGGAGATAAAAGTATATCAAATATTGCAGTCAACAATTAGTTTAAATAGTCTGATAATAAATGAGGTGATGGAAGTTAAAGTTTTTCCTAAGGATCTAAATAGGAAGAGATATTATACAGTATTTTTTGGAGATCATGAATATAAAGAGAAAAAATATAAATCATTTCTCGCAGAACCAACCGATAGATTCGTTGTAAACATAAAAGTAAAACAGGCGGTGTCGATTTATTTGGCATCAGATTCAAAAGATAAATCTAATAAGGTTATAGAACAAAATAAATTACTAATAAAGAATTTTGCAAGTGTTAAAAAAGATACAGAATTAAATAATAACGCATATATAAAGTGGGTAACAGCGCCAATTTGGGGGCATATAGCTGGAACGATACTAAGTGCGATGGAGAAACCGTACAATTTTATAACACCGTTCATATATTTAATACTTTATGTAATAATAGCTATAATTATATTAGGTTTTGTCTTTTATGGTAAGAATTTATTTTTAGATATAGAGAAGTTTAACATATTTAAAGTAATATTGACGACCAATGTAATATTAGTGATGCTATATTTTGCAACAGTATGTACAGGTTTTATCGGTGGTGATAATTACGAGATACAGCTAGCTCAATACTTGTATCAGGATGTACATTTTCCCGGATATCCGATAATGATATTTTTGGGTTATTGGTTCGGTAAGTTAATGCCTGTGGGCAATTTTATGTATAAGGCGAATTTATTCGGAGTGTTTTGTTCGAGTATCGGGATAAGTTTTTTTGCAGGGGCATTATACAATTATACAAAACATAAAACATCAGCAATGTTAATAGCACTCGTAATGGCGACAACCCAGACGGTGTGGAATTACAGTGTGGTTGCGCAAGATTATTCGGTATCAATATTATTTCAATGTTTAATATTATTTGCAATAATAAATTTACAAAATGAATCTGACTATAAGTCATATTTCAATTTGATAGTTTTTGCTTTTTTAGCGCCGATAGCTCATATGACAAATGCAATGAGTTCGCTTTTTATTATGATTTTGGCGACAATATGGTATTGGAAAACACACAGATTTAATTTAAAGAAAATAGTAGACATTGTTTTATCTTTAAGCTTAGTATTTATTGTTTTATATACTCCATTGATTTTAAAGGAAAGTCCTAATTATTATGCTCGGGTTGTATTTAAAACTAAAGAAGAAATTACAATTAACAGGAACAATTTAAAAATATTTTTTGGATATATTACAGGTAATGCTCCTCAAATGAAAGCGAGTAATGGGTTTGTAAACCTTGTTAAAAATGCTGGAATTATGCCCACTATCAGATCTCATTTTCATACATATCGAAAACTATTAAATTACGGATATGGTTACTTGTATGCTATTATAGGTGGGTTGGGTCTGTTTATATTGCTGATATATAAGAAAAGTAGCATAATTACTTGGTATCTGTTGATTGCATTATTTAGTAATATATTATTTAGTTGTACTGATATATCATATCTTAAACTTCCAAAAGGTGACAATATACTAACAGGTCATCAACTCCCATCAATAATTATATTGTCTTTTAGTATCGTAGGCATAGTTATTTCTATTTTAAGAAAACGGATTATAGAAGAGCAAAAAGTCCGAAATAAACTACAATACTTATGGATTTTTGTGAAGAAGAATAATATGAAAATATTTTTGGTATTTCTTGTGACATCGATTTCCTGGAATATAATAATAAATTATCGTTTATGCGATTATCGCAGCCGCGATGATTGGGAAAAAATGATGTCTTTCTATCGCAATGAGCTAATACCGGGTACTACCGTAAGGACACATATGTACGAAGAACATGTTTTGGGGATATTTCACAGGCTTGAATATACCCGTCGTGATACAGGTGATGATAGATTTAGCGGTTGTCTAAGTTCGCAAACAATATCTTTAAATTCAGAGTATGTTTTACCGGCATTTTTAGATTCAAAGAATCGAGAAAAGGAATCTTCAATGTTTTACATAACTGATAAAGAGATTGATAAATATTTTAATTTAGTTCCTGTGTTTACAAAATATCATTTGAGGTTTATATTGGGAGATATAGCTAATTTACAATTATATCAAGGTTTTAAAGATAGGCAATTGTACTATGCGCTTCCAAAGAGAACAATGGCTGGTGTAAATCCGTCATGGCAAGAGATAACAGCAGTGAATTACAATAAATATAAAAGTATATTTATAAACAACTGGGAAGCGACACCGCTTGGAATACGGCCTAATGATATAGGGTGGGTATCAAATATTCTAATATATAAACCTAAAAGGAAAAAAATAAAGCAAGTTGTAATGCGGTTTGTGGTGACATTAAATCCGGAGAACAAACCTGGTAACATCAATAAGGTAGATATGGCATTTTATCTAAATAATGTTGTGATAAAGGAAAGACGTGTAATGTCCGGCAGGAAAGAGGAGATAAGAATAGAAGTACCAGTGAGTGAATTAAGTAGGCAATACAATTTTCTTTCAGTAGTCCCTTTTTACAATGGTGTAAATTGTTGGTATCCGACACCTTTATATCCGTTACCAAAAGGTGAATATCCATATCTAATTGAGAGTTTTAGTATAATTGAACAATAG